A stretch of Pogona vitticeps strain Pit_001003342236 chromosome 5, PviZW2.1, whole genome shotgun sequence DNA encodes these proteins:
- the SEC61A2 gene encoding protein transport protein Sec61 subunit alpha isoform X1, translating into MGIKFLEVIKPFCAVLPEIQKPERKIQFREKVLWTAITLFIFLVCCQIPLFGIMSSDSADPFYWMRVILASNRGTLMELGISPIVTSGLIMQLLAGAKIIEVGDTPKDRALFNGAQKLFGMIITIGQAIVYVMTGMYGDPAEMGAGICLLIIIQLFVAGLIVLLLDELLQKGYGLGSGISLFIATNICETIVWKAFSPTTINTGRGTEFEGAVIALFHLLATRTDKVRALREAFYRQNLPNLMNLIATVFVFAVVIYFQGFRVDLPIKSARYRGQYSSYPIKLFYTSNIPIILQSALVSNLYVISQMLSVRFSGNFLVNLLGQWADVSGGGPARSYPVGGLCYYLSPPESMGAIFEDPVHVIVYIIFMLGSCAFFSKTWIEVSGSSAKDVAKQLKEQQMVMRGHRDTSMVHELNRYIPTAAAFGGLCIGALSVLADFLGAIGSGTGILLAVTIIYQYFEIFVKEQAEVGGVGALFF; encoded by the exons ATGGGAA TCAAATTTCTAGAAGTTATTAAGCCCTTCTGTGCTGTTTTACCAGAGATCCAGAAGCCTGAAAGAAAA ATTCAATTTCGAGAAAAAGTTTTGTGGACAGCTATCACTCTCTTCATTTTTTTAGTATGCTGCCAG ATTCCATTGTTTGGAATAATGTCATCAGACTCTGCAGATCCTTTCTACTGGATGAGAGTCATCCTTGCATCAAACAGAG GCACTTTAATGGAGTTGGGGATTTCTCCCATTGTGACATCTGGGTTAATTATGCAGCTGCTGGCTGGAGCCAAGATCATCGAAGTTGGTGATACACCGAAAGATAGAGCCCTGTTCAACGGTGCACAGAAGT TGTTTGGAATGATTATCACTATTGGGCAAGCTATTGTGTATGTCATGACTGGGATGTATGGAGATCCGGCAGAAATGGGGGCTGGAATTTGTCTCTTGATCATAATCCAG tTGTTTGTTGCTGGCTTAATAGTGCTGTTGTTGGATGAGCTGCTACAGAAAGGTTATGGCTTGGGGTCTGGGATTTCTCTCTTTATTGCCACCAACATCTGCGAAACCATTGTCTGGAAAGCCTTTAGTCCAACTACCATCAACACTGGCAGAG GAACTGAGTTTGAGGGTGCAGTCATTGCACTGTTCCATCTTTTGGCTACACGAACTGACAAAGTCCGGGCTTTGCGGGAAGCCTTCTATCGCCAGAATTTGCCTAATCTTATGAATCTGATTGCCACAGTATTTGTGTTTGCTGTTGTCATATATTTTCAG GGATTCCGGGTTGATCTCCCAATCAAGTCTGCGCGATACCGTGGACAGTACAGTAGCTATCCTATCAAACTTTTCTATACCTCCAACATTCCCATCATACTTCAGTCGGCCTTAGTCTCCAACCTCTATGTTATTTCTCAAATGTTGTCAGTGCGGTTTAGTGGCAACTTCCTAGTAAACTTACTTGGCCAATGGGCA GATGTTAGTGGTGGTGGTCCAGCCCGCTCCTATCCTGTTGGAGGCCTCTGTTATTACCTCTCTCCCCCGGAATCCATGGGTGCTATCTTTGAAGATCCTGTCCATGtgattgtttatattatatttatgttGGGATCTTGTGCATTTTTCTCCAAGACATGGATTGAGGTTTCTGGTTCATCTGCAAAAGAT GTTGCCAAGCAACTCAAAGAACAGCAAATGGTGATGAGAGGCCACAGGGATACATCCATGGTTCACGAATTAAACAG GTATATCCCTACAGCGGCTGCATTTGGAGGCTTGTGCATAGGAGCCCTCTCCGTCTTGGCTGATTTCCTGGGAGCCATTGGCTCAGGCACTGGCATTCTGCTTGCGGTCACCATCATTTACCAGTATTTTGAGATATTTGTCAAAGAACAGGCAGAGGTTGGAGGAGTGGGTGCTTTATTTTTCTAA
- the SEC61A2 gene encoding protein transport protein Sec61 subunit alpha isoform X2, with amino-acid sequence MSSDSADPFYWMRVILASNRGTLMELGISPIVTSGLIMQLLAGAKIIEVGDTPKDRALFNGAQKLFGMIITIGQAIVYVMTGMYGDPAEMGAGICLLIIIQLFVAGLIVLLLDELLQKGYGLGSGISLFIATNICETIVWKAFSPTTINTGRGTEFEGAVIALFHLLATRTDKVRALREAFYRQNLPNLMNLIATVFVFAVVIYFQGFRVDLPIKSARYRGQYSSYPIKLFYTSNIPIILQSALVSNLYVISQMLSVRFSGNFLVNLLGQWADVSGGGPARSYPVGGLCYYLSPPESMGAIFEDPVHVIVYIIFMLGSCAFFSKTWIEVSGSSAKDVAKQLKEQQMVMRGHRDTSMVHELNRYIPTAAAFGGLCIGALSVLADFLGAIGSGTGILLAVTIIYQYFEIFVKEQAEVGGVGALFF; translated from the exons ATGTCATCAGACTCTGCAGATCCTTTCTACTGGATGAGAGTCATCCTTGCATCAAACAGAG GCACTTTAATGGAGTTGGGGATTTCTCCCATTGTGACATCTGGGTTAATTATGCAGCTGCTGGCTGGAGCCAAGATCATCGAAGTTGGTGATACACCGAAAGATAGAGCCCTGTTCAACGGTGCACAGAAGT TGTTTGGAATGATTATCACTATTGGGCAAGCTATTGTGTATGTCATGACTGGGATGTATGGAGATCCGGCAGAAATGGGGGCTGGAATTTGTCTCTTGATCATAATCCAG tTGTTTGTTGCTGGCTTAATAGTGCTGTTGTTGGATGAGCTGCTACAGAAAGGTTATGGCTTGGGGTCTGGGATTTCTCTCTTTATTGCCACCAACATCTGCGAAACCATTGTCTGGAAAGCCTTTAGTCCAACTACCATCAACACTGGCAGAG GAACTGAGTTTGAGGGTGCAGTCATTGCACTGTTCCATCTTTTGGCTACACGAACTGACAAAGTCCGGGCTTTGCGGGAAGCCTTCTATCGCCAGAATTTGCCTAATCTTATGAATCTGATTGCCACAGTATTTGTGTTTGCTGTTGTCATATATTTTCAG GGATTCCGGGTTGATCTCCCAATCAAGTCTGCGCGATACCGTGGACAGTACAGTAGCTATCCTATCAAACTTTTCTATACCTCCAACATTCCCATCATACTTCAGTCGGCCTTAGTCTCCAACCTCTATGTTATTTCTCAAATGTTGTCAGTGCGGTTTAGTGGCAACTTCCTAGTAAACTTACTTGGCCAATGGGCA GATGTTAGTGGTGGTGGTCCAGCCCGCTCCTATCCTGTTGGAGGCCTCTGTTATTACCTCTCTCCCCCGGAATCCATGGGTGCTATCTTTGAAGATCCTGTCCATGtgattgtttatattatatttatgttGGGATCTTGTGCATTTTTCTCCAAGACATGGATTGAGGTTTCTGGTTCATCTGCAAAAGAT GTTGCCAAGCAACTCAAAGAACAGCAAATGGTGATGAGAGGCCACAGGGATACATCCATGGTTCACGAATTAAACAG GTATATCCCTACAGCGGCTGCATTTGGAGGCTTGTGCATAGGAGCCCTCTCCGTCTTGGCTGATTTCCTGGGAGCCATTGGCTCAGGCACTGGCATTCTGCTTGCGGTCACCATCATTTACCAGTATTTTGAGATATTTGTCAAAGAACAGGCAGAGGTTGGAGGAGTGGGTGCTTTATTTTTCTAA